One part of the Vicia villosa cultivar HV-30 ecotype Madison, WI linkage group LG6, Vvil1.0, whole genome shotgun sequence genome encodes these proteins:
- the LOC131614368 gene encoding uncharacterized protein LOC131614368, translating to MAAIEVIHHMKDKTKGKVGDIALKLDISKAYDRIDWIYLREILSTMGFSQKWVKWIMLCVETVYYSVNLNGNKVGPIITGRDDCFLFFKAAHKEAIEIKNILVTYEEASGQSINLQKSELFCSRNVSTEIKDMLADTLGVRQVLGTANYLGVPSMIGRSRKGTFKYIKDRVWKKLNSWSSRSLSQAGRETLIKSVIQAIPSYIMSIFLLPPSLSDELEIMMNSFWWGHNRNIGKGLNWLSWDKLSISKRNKGMGFRNLSAFNYAMLGKQAWNIMTNPDNLVTKLFKARYFPNCDFLDSGIGHNPSYVWRSVWSSKFLIRGGLPTKRNNTFSTVLWSLWKCRNNLIWNQLEESTDNICNRAMNLLFGWRNAQTTKNSFKSQSNSSADLSWSKPVLGRLKCNIDASFSNNKVGIDACIRDDKGSFIAART from the exons ATGGCGGCAATCGAAGTAATTCATCATATGAAGGATAAGACCAAAGGTAAGGTCGGCGATATTGCTTTAAAGCTCGACATTAGTAAAGCTTATGACAGGATCGACTGGATTTATTTAAGGGAGATTCTTTCTACCATGGGATTCAGCCAAAAATGGGTTAAATGGATTATGCTCTGTGTAGAAACAGTATATTACTCGGTGAATTTAAATGGTAATAAGGTCGGGCCAATCATCACGGGTAGAG atgattgttttttgtttttcaaagctGCTCACAAAGAAGctattgaaattaaaaatatcCTTGTCACTTATGAAGAGGCGTCGGGTCAATCTATCAACTTGCAAAAATCTGAACTATTCTGCAGTAGGAACGTTTCTACGGAGATAAAAGATATGTTGGCGGATACTTTAGGGGTTCGACAAGTGTTAGGGACGGCTAATTACCTTGGTGTTCCTTCTATGATTGGTAGAAGCAGGAAAGGAACTTTCAAGTATATCAAAGACAGAGTTTGGAAAAAGTTAAACTCCTGGAGTAGCAGAAGTCTTTCTCAAGCAGGTAGAGAAACCCTCATCAAGTCCGTGATACAAGCTATTCCTTCATATATTATGAGTATCTTTTTACTACCTCCATCTTTAAGTGACGAGCTCGAGATAATGATGAATTCTTTTTGGTGGGGCCATAACCGGAATATAGGAAAAGGTCTTAATTGGCTATCCTGGGATAAATTGTCTATATCTAAGAGAAACAAAGGTATGGGTTTTAGAAATCTCAGTGCTTTCAACTATGCAATGTTAGGTAAACAGGCTTGGAACATTATGACAAATCCTGATAATCTTGTTACTAAACTGTTTAAAGCGAGATATTTTCCCAACTGTGATTTTCTGGATTCAGGCATTGGGCACAACCCAAGCTACGTTTGGAGGAGTGTATGGAGTTCTAAATTTTTGATTCGAGGAGG GTTGCCAACCAAGAGGAACAACACTTTCTCTACAGTCTTATGGAGTCTTTGGAAGTGTAGGAATAATCTGATATGGAATCAATTGGAAGAATCCACAGACAATATATGTAATCGAGCTATGAATCTTTTATTCGGCTGGAGAAATGCTCAGACAACAAAGAACTCCTTTAAATCCCAATCAAATAGTTCTGCTGATTTGTCTTGGAGCAAGCCGGTGCTTGGGCGTCTCAAATGTAACATTGATGCCTCATTTTCTAACAACAAAGTGGGCATTGATGCATGTATTAGAGACGATAAGGGTTCTTTTATCGCAGCCAGAACATAG